GCCGGGCTGGAGGGGACGGGACTGGTGGACGACTCGGCCTTCGCCGCGACCTTCGTCCGCGACCGGGTGCGCTTCAAGCCGCGCGGCCGCCGCCGCCTCGCGCAGGAGCTGCGCATGAAGGGGGTGGATATGGACACCGCGCACGAGGCGATCAGCGAGGTGTTCGAGGACGCGGAGGTGTCGGAGACGGAGCTGGCGCGCGAGGCCGCGGCGAAGTGGTCGCCCCGGGCGGGCGAGGACCGCAACAGGGCGCGCCAGCGGTTCTACGCCTTCCTCGCGCGCCGCGGCTTCGGCGGGGACGCCATCCGGGAGGTCATGGACGAGACCTTCGGGGGCGGCGGCGAGGAGTAGCGGCGTCCGGGGCTCGCGCTTCGCCGGCGCAGCGGACGCCCTGGTATGCATCTTCCTGCGGCGGAGGACGCAGGCCGCGACCTTCGCCACCGGAACGGGAGCCCCCATGAACCCCCGACACGTCGAGAAGCAGGACCTGGAGAGCGCCGAGCGTCCGGCCGCCGCCGCCGCCCCCGCGGCGCCGGAGCACCTCACCCCCTTCGAGGCCGTCAACCACGAGTTCGACCGCGCCGCGCGCCTCCTCGACGTCCCCGACTACGTGCAGGTGGCGCTCAAGACCCCGTACCGCGAGGTGATGGTGGAGCTGCCGCTTCGCTGCGCCGACGGGGAGTTCCGCACCTTCCACGGGTACCGGGTGCAGCACAACAACGCCCGAGGCCCCATGAAGGGCGGGCTCCGCTACCACCCCGAGGTGGACCTGGACGAGGTGCGCGCCCTGGCGTCGCTGATGACCTGGAAGACCGCCGTGGTGGACATCCCGTACGGCGGGGCCAAGGGAGGGATCGACTGCGACCCCCGCACCCTCCAGCAGGACGAGGTGGAGCGGATCACCCGCACCTTCATCGAGCGCATCCACGCCTTCATCGGGCCCAACGAGGACGTCCCCGCCCCGGACGTGAACACCGACCCGCAGGTGATGGCCTGGATCGTGGACGAGTACTCCAAGTTCAACGGCTTCACCCCGGCGGTGGTGACCGGGAAGCCGGTGCAGCTCGGGGGCTCCGAGGGGCGGATCTCCGCCACCGGGCGAGGGGTGGCCATCGTGGCGGAGCGCGCGGCCGCCGACCTGGGGATGGAGCTGCGCGAGGCCACGGTGGCGGTGCAGGGATACGGCAACGTCGGCTCCTGGAGCGCGCACTTCCTGCACCGGTTGGGGGCGAGGGTAGTGGCGGTGAGCGACGTGGAAGGGGGCGTCTTCAGCGGCGACGGGATCGACCCGACCCGCGCCACCGAAG
Above is a window of Longimicrobiaceae bacterium DNA encoding:
- a CDS encoding regulatory protein RecX codes for the protein MQITAIEPQKNHPDRVNVHVDGAFRLALGAEIAWGAHLHVGDTVTEAQLAELERRDRLWKAREAALNLLSFRPRSGQELRRRLREKEFPEEVVEECLAGLEGTGLVDDSAFAATFVRDRVRFKPRGRRRLAQELRMKGVDMDTAHEAISEVFEDAEVSETELAREAAAKWSPRAGEDRNRARQRFYAFLARRGFGGDAIREVMDETFGGGGEE
- a CDS encoding Glu/Leu/Phe/Val dehydrogenase dimerization domain-containing protein is translated as MNPRHVEKQDLESAERPAAAAAPAAPEHLTPFEAVNHEFDRAARLLDVPDYVQVALKTPYREVMVELPLRCADGEFRTFHGYRVQHNNARGPMKGGLRYHPEVDLDEVRALASLMTWKTAVVDIPYGGAKGGIDCDPRTLQQDEVERITRTFIERIHAFIGPNEDVPAPDVNTDPQVMAWIVDEYSKFNGFTPAVVTGKPVQLGGSEGRISATGRGVAIVAERAAADLGMELREATVAVQGYGNVGSWSAHFLHRLGARVVAVSDVEGGVFSGDGIDPTRATEAVASDGSVTALGGVERISNEELLELDVDVLVPAALGGVIHGRNAGSVRARMVVEGANAPVTPAADEILAGAGVTVLPDILANAGGVTVSYFEWVQNLQQFRWTAARVDEELVRILGAAYEAVRALSAEFGVPLRQAAFMLAIRRVAEAMRLRGI